Genomic window (Salinigranum halophilum):
ACTTCCAGTCCGTCACGAGCGGGAACGTCCCGATGGAGACAGTGCAGTCGCGGACCTCGGTCGGGTGGAACGCCGACGAGGGCGTGGCGTACGCGAAGCTGAGCGTGAGCGACACCGCGACCGTCGACGACCTGATGGAGGTGTGAGATGTCGGACTCAGACCTCACCCGGCGGCCCCCAGAGACTGACGCCGACACCGACCGGAACGACGTCCTTCGCGTGGAGGGGCTCACGAAGATCTACCCCGACGGGACCCTCGCCGTCGACGACATCGACTTCGCGATCAAGGAGGGCGACTTCTGTGTCATCATCGGCCCCTCCGGCTGTGGGAAGTCGACGACACTCCACTCGCTCGTCGGGAAGATTCCGCCCACCGAGGGTGCGGTCATCCTCGACGGCGTCGACATCACCGACACCCCGACGTACCAGCGCGACATCGGGCTCGTCTTCCAGGACTTCCAGCTGTTTCCCCACCTGAACGTCGAGGAGAACATCACCTACGGCCTGAAGCGGATGAACGCGCCGCAGGACGTCGTCGACGAGCGGCTGTCGAACGTGCTGGAGATGATGCAACTGGACGAACTCCGCAAGCGCGCGCCGCGGGAACTGTCCGCCGGGCAGAAACAGCGGGTCGCGCTGGCGCGGAGTCTCGTACTCGAACCCAAACTCCTCCTCTTAGACGAGCCGCTGGGTGACATGGACTACAAGCTCCAGAAGCGGATGGAGCGGGAACTGCTTCGCATCCACCGTGAACTCGGCACCACGTTCGTCTACGTGACGCACGACCAGACGCAGGCGATGCGGCTGGCCGACCAGATCATCGTGATGAACGGCGGGAAGGTCGAACACTCCGGACCCGTCGAGGAGGTGTACAACCGCCCGAAGACCGCGTTCGTGGCGACGTTCGTCGGTGACTCGAACCTCTTCTTCGGCGAGCTCGTGAGTGTGAGCGACGACGGCGAGACGGCGGCGATGGAGACGGGACTGGGGACGTTCACCGTCAGTACGGCGAACCTCGTCTCCGAGCCACGAGACGTCGTGGGTGACCGGATGCCGTTCGCCGTGCGGCCGCAGTATCTCCGCCTCGTCGACCCGGGCGAGACGGACAACGCCATCGACTGTGACGTCGAGGACGTCCTCTACCAGTCGGGCACGGGGACGCAGGTCATCCTCTCCGCGACGGACGCCGACGGGAGCACCGTCGAGCTCCAGCTCAAGTCCGAGGACCGACTGACGGTCGACAGCGAGGCGGTCACCGTCGGCTGGGACCCCGAACACACCATCCTGCTCGAACGGCCGAGCGTGGTGGAGGGCATCGACCTCGAGAAGGACATCCTCGGGCAGTAACGCGAGCACCCGACCGTCTCTTTCGGGTTCGCCGTCGGTTTGAGCGCGGGGACAGCCCCCACCGCGTGAGACGAAGCCGTCGACTAGCGTGCCGCGTAGCGTGACACGAATACCGCGCGGTGCCCGGGCGCGGTGGACCGTCGCCTCTCCCAGTCGATTCGTCCCCCTTCGCACGTCTTCACCTGCATTCGCAGACCGACGGCGATAGACGATACGCCAAACGGAACCACGCAAAGAGTTATTGCATCGATACGAGACGCTCTGAGTATGAACCTGACACTCGACCGCGAGCGGTTCGTTTCGACGATGAAAGCGCAGGCCGAAATCGGCGGCACCGACGGCGGCGGCCTCCACCGTCTCACCCTCTCCGATGACGACAAGGAGATTCGCGACTGGTTCGCCGAGCAGATGGATGCGGAGGGCCTCGACACCCGCGTCGACACCTTCGGCAACATGTTCGGGCGGCGGGCGGGGACCGACCCCGACGCGAAGCCGGTGATGATCGGCTCGCACCTCGACTCCCAACCCTACGGCGGCATCTACGACGGTGCCCTCGGCGTCATCGCGGCGCTGGAGTTCGTCCGAACGCTGAACGACGAGGGAATCGAGACCACCCACCCCATCGAAGTCGTCAACTGGACCAACGAGGAAGGCTCGCGGTTCCAGCCGGCGATGCAGGGCAGCGGCGTCTGGGCGGGCGTCCTCGACATCGAAGCGGAGTACGCCAAGACCGACGCCGATGGCGCGGTGTTCGAAGACGAGTTGGAGCGAATCGGGTACAAGGGCGACGAGCCCTGCGAACCTCCCGAGGCGTACGAGGCGTACTTCGAACTCCACGTCGAGCAGGGGCCGTACCTCGAAGAGAACGAGAAGGAGGTCGGTGTCGTCACGGGTGTCGTCGGCTTCACGTGGGGTGCCATCACCTTCTACGGCGACGCCGACCACTCGGGCCCGACGCCGATGCACTACCGGAAGGACGCCCTCGTCGCGGCCGCGGACGTCATCACCCAGATTCGCCGGATTCCCTCGACGCTCGGCGAGCGCACCGTCGGTACCACTGGATACGTGGACGTCAAGCCCAACTCCATCAACATCATCCCGGACGAGGTGACGTTCACGTGGGGCTTCCGCGACCCCGAGGAGGAGATCATCGAAGAGGCCCGGAGTCGGGTCCTGCAGGAGGCCGAGTGGGCCGCCGAGCGCGAGGGTATCGAGTGGGAGTTCGAAGACCGGATGCGCGTCTCGCCGGTGCACTTCGCCGACCGAACCGTCGACGCCGTCCAGACCGCTGCGGACGACCTCGGCTACGACAGCATGCGCATCTTCAGCGGCGCGGGCCACGACGCGTCGTACATGGACCGCATCTGCGACACCGCGATGGTGTTCGCCGTCAGCGAGAACGGTAAGAGCCACAACGAGGACGAGTACACCTCGTGGGACGACTGCTACACGGCGGCGCAGACCATCGCCAACGCCGCCCTGACAATCGCACAGGGTGACGGCCGCGAGGACGGCGAGTAGCGCGTCCCGTTTTTACTGTTCGAGGCCGTCCACGTCCGCGCCACGCAGATAGTCGGCGACCTCTCCCACGGGACGGACGTCGGCGTACTTCGCGTCCATGTCGAAGACGTTCGACTCGTGTGGTTCGGGCGCGCGGTCGCCGACGGCTTCGCCGGGTACGATAGTCCGGTAACCGTGTGCGCAGGCGTCGACGACCGTCGCACGGATACACCCGCTCGTGGTACAGCCGGTGACGACGACGGTGTCGACGCCCCACGCGACCAGCATCGACGCGAGTTCGGTCTCGTGGAAGGCGCTCGCCTGGCGCTTGTCGAGGACGTGGTCCTCGTCCGCTCGGTGAAGTCGCTCGTCGATATCGACCCACCTCGACCCCGCCTTCAGCGTGTCGAGACGGGGAATCTTCGCCTGCCAGATGCCGAAGTCGGCGTGGTCGGGGTGAGTAGAGACGATGCGGGTGAACACCACCGGCACGTCGGTGTCGTGGGCGGCGTCGAGGAGGTCGTTCGTCCGGTCGACCACGCCCGTGAGGTCGCCGCCGAGGGGGCTTTCCGAATCGGTGAACCCGACCTGGAGGTCGACGACGACGAGCGCCGGCGTCGTCCCGTAGCCTACCCGGGTGTCCATACTCGCGCGCTCGTAGACGGCCTGTGTGGCCTCGGACGTGTGGGTCTCATTTGAACCGGCCATGCCCGTGAGTCCACATCGAGCGTCATAACTCTTTCAGCGACGGTCGCGCTCGGGGCTACACTTTTCGTGGTCGCCTGCGAGCGGGTGGCATGGTATCCCTCGAGGGAAAGACGGCACTAGTGACGGGTGCGAGCAGCGGCATCGGCCGGGGAATCGCGCTCGGCCTCGCCGAGGCGGGCGCGACTGTCGGCGTGAACTACCCGCCCTTCGACGGCGAGGCCGAGAGGGCCGCGGCAGTCGTCGATGAGGTCGAAGCGGGAGGAGAAACGGGAGTCGCGCTCGAAGGGGACGTGCGCAGCGCCGAGAGCATCGAATCGATGGTGAGGGCGTTCGAGGACCGCTTCGGGGCTCCCGACGTCCTCTGTAACAACGCGGGCATCGTCACCCAGTCGCACCTGGCTGAGATGCCCGTCGAGACCTGGGACGAGATGATACAGGTGAACCTCCGCGGGGTGTTCCTCACGACGCGGTTCGTCCTCCCGGGGATGCTCGAGGCGGGGCGGGGCAGCGTCGTCAACACGGCCTCGCAGCTAGGAATCAAGGGTGCGCCAGAGCTCGTCCA
Coding sequences:
- a CDS encoding Zn-dependent hydrolase yields the protein MNLTLDRERFVSTMKAQAEIGGTDGGGLHRLTLSDDDKEIRDWFAEQMDAEGLDTRVDTFGNMFGRRAGTDPDAKPVMIGSHLDSQPYGGIYDGALGVIAALEFVRTLNDEGIETTHPIEVVNWTNEEGSRFQPAMQGSGVWAGVLDIEAEYAKTDADGAVFEDELERIGYKGDEPCEPPEAYEAYFELHVEQGPYLEENEKEVGVVTGVVGFTWGAITFYGDADHSGPTPMHYRKDALVAAADVITQIRRIPSTLGERTVGTTGYVDVKPNSINIIPDEVTFTWGFRDPEEEIIEEARSRVLQEAEWAAEREGIEWEFEDRMRVSPVHFADRTVDAVQTAADDLGYDSMRIFSGAGHDASYMDRICDTAMVFAVSENGKSHNEDEYTSWDDCYTAAQTIANAALTIAQGDGREDGE
- a CDS encoding isochorismatase family protein, translated to MAGSNETHTSEATQAVYERASMDTRVGYGTTPALVVVDLQVGFTDSESPLGGDLTGVVDRTNDLLDAAHDTDVPVVFTRIVSTHPDHADFGIWQAKIPRLDTLKAGSRWVDIDERLHRADEDHVLDKRQASAFHETELASMLVAWGVDTVVVTGCTTSGCIRATVVDACAHGYRTIVPGEAVGDRAPEPHESNVFDMDAKYADVRPVGEVADYLRGADVDGLEQ
- a CDS encoding ABC transporter ATP-binding protein — translated: MSDSDLTRRPPETDADTDRNDVLRVEGLTKIYPDGTLAVDDIDFAIKEGDFCVIIGPSGCGKSTTLHSLVGKIPPTEGAVILDGVDITDTPTYQRDIGLVFQDFQLFPHLNVEENITYGLKRMNAPQDVVDERLSNVLEMMQLDELRKRAPRELSAGQKQRVALARSLVLEPKLLLLDEPLGDMDYKLQKRMERELLRIHRELGTTFVYVTHDQTQAMRLADQIIVMNGGKVEHSGPVEEVYNRPKTAFVATFVGDSNLFFGELVSVSDDGETAAMETGLGTFTVSTANLVSEPRDVVGDRMPFAVRPQYLRLVDPGETDNAIDCDVEDVLYQSGTGTQVILSATDADGSTVELQLKSEDRLTVDSEAVTVGWDPEHTILLERPSVVEGIDLEKDILGQ
- a CDS encoding SDR family NAD(P)-dependent oxidoreductase; this translates as MVSLEGKTALVTGASSGIGRGIALGLAEAGATVGVNYPPFDGEAERAAAVVDEVEAGGETGVALEGDVRSAESIESMVRAFEDRFGAPDVLCNNAGIVTQSHLAEMPVETWDEMIQVNLRGVFLTTRFVLPGMLEAGRGSVVNTASQLGIKGAPELVHYSAAKGGIIAFTRALAREVSPTVRVNAVAPGPIETDLLADISEEWRAAKEAELPMGRLGQVDDVVPTVVFLASEESSYYTGQTLSPDGGDAMH